CCGTTATGTCACATCTGGCCGCGCGGCACCACGCTCGAACTCTTTGCCGCGTGCGTCCGCTGGAATTATTTACAGGTGAATGACTACCCCGTGTCCCTGCCTTTATCTCTCGTAGATGGAGTTCTCACCTCGGGTCCCGTTAGTGTCCCGTTCCAGTCTCGTGCTGTCCCGGTAAAAATAACGACGGAGAGGAGAGGCGCACAATCCAGCCTTCAATCCAGTGCTGTGAACCCGACACGCTGCTCTCGCGACAGCACGCccgtttttttagtttttttgtgtgtgtgtgtgtcttccgcatagcagtgatttttattttattttattattttttattattaacaacaaatcaatacataagcACCCCCGTTTTTCCCGATCGCTCTCTCACTGTAAGTGACGTCACTGTGGGACTTAACGGCTCGCGACCGCCCTCTCCTGGTCAATGAGCTGAACTGCCTTTATGGTACTGTACGAATGACGTCATGACGATACTGTAGCAGAGCAGACCTGATTTCTAATGTGTTGAGGGATAAGATAAATTGAAAATAAGCAGAGCTCAGTAAGCACAATTTCTGTACACGGAAAGGTTTATTGGTAAATACAGTTTAATTCAGGCTACATTTCCTACTGTCAAGGTTATTGTCTTATTATCTTCATCAGTTTCTTTTCCCCCTTCATCATCACCATCGCCTTCATCGccttcatcatcaccatcaccttctgtctcttctcttctctcttcatccATGTATGTTTCATGCAAATAAATAACTGTACACATCAACATATGTGTGTAAGTacagctgggtgtgtgtgtgtgtgtgtgtgtgtgtgtgtgtgtgtgtgtgtgtgtgtgtctacagatcATCCGTCTCTCCGTCAAAGGGCAGCATGTTGTCCAGCTCCATGTGGATGTGTGAGTTGTCCTCCAGGTTACACACCCAGCCGATGGGGGTGCGGTTGAACGAGGGGCGGGACCTAATGTCCCCCTGCAGGGAGTGGAGGGACTCCGCCTCCAGCTGGGCGAATAGGATCTCGGGAGGCTCGAAGGTCATGTGGCCTCCCGCGTTCTCGGAGCCGCCATAGGGCAGGGCCGTCCTGTCAATCAAATATCAATACCATtatgtacagtatacatggtAGTGACATCAGCAGATTGAAGGCCATGTCATAGCTGACGTACACTGAAGACTGTAGGTTGAGGTTCTCAGCAGGTGTGTGTTACCTATTGAAGCTCTTGAACTTAGGCATGTCGTGGGGGGTATGTGGTCCAGCCATGTGGTGGTGCATGGTAGAGGTCAGGGACTCGTCTCCCCTCATGGCCCGTTCCCACGGCGACACGTAAGTCTGCACGTACAGCTGTCTCTTCTTTTCTTCCTCCgcctccttatcctcctctagAGAAACACAAGGTCACCTCACTCCCACCATCCACAAGTCTCATCGCACCATGTTGATATCAGACCAGGGTTCAACATGTCAATGTCAAGTACTTTCACGTACTTGAGGTATGTTTGATTTAGCTACAGTGGAACTAATGGAATGTAAAAGTGCATAGTTCTACCGTGCTCCACTTCCTGAGTGAGTGGTGGGGCTGTCGTCTCACACCCCAGGGATGGAACCAGCTGCTGGAGATTCTGCTAGAGGAGGCAGGACACACTCTCAGATAAgcagactcacacacacgcacgcacacacacgcatgcacgcacgcacacgcacacatccaGATCAGTGTAaaagcacacatacatacacacgcacacacacatacacacacacacagacacacacacacacagccagtgtgcaaagacacacacagacctccccttcccctctgtctccctgtcctcACCATATTCTCGTTGGTGACAATGAAGCGCTCCACTCTCTGTTGCCTCATCCTGAACATCTTGGATCCCTTGTTGGTCAAAAGAGACAGTTCCTCCAACATGGTGTCTTTAGGAGTGTTGATCTTTGTGCCCAGATCAAATTCGGACGCCTCAGGGTTTGACTCTTCATCTGGAGAAGGGGGAAACACAGTGTTGATTCCAATGCTATGTTCACACTACACCACAGTTTCCCCTTTACAATATAAAGCATTTTGAGCACTGGAAACGTGCTATATTTATACAATCAATTATCCATCAATGTTATCTTCCCAGTCCGATATCAACCCTTAACCTTTTACACCCCCCATCCTCTAGTCTCGGCTCCAACTCCTAGGCTCTGGATATTTGAACATGTAGATAGATAGGTGCATTCAATATGGTGCAAATTCCAACTAACATCTCTGAGAGCAACGTGGAAGTATTACCATTATacatcatccccctctcccctctctctctcccctctctctctctccctctctctctctctccccctctccctctctctccccctctccccctctctctctctctccctcaatctctctccctctctctctctctctctctctctctctctctctctctccctctctctatctctctctctctctccctctccctctctctccccctctccccctctctctctctctccctctctctctgtctctctctctctctctgtctctctctctctctccctctctctctctccctctctctctccctctctctccctctctctctctctccctccctctctctctctccccctctccccctctctctctctctctccctctctctctgtctctctctctctctctgtctctctctctctctccctctctctctctccctctctctctctctctctctcccgctctctctctctctctctccctctccctctctctccccctctccccctctctctctctctctctctccctctctctctccctctccctctctctccccctc
This window of the Oncorhynchus clarkii lewisi isolate Uvic-CL-2024 chromosome 16, UVic_Ocla_1.0, whole genome shotgun sequence genome carries:
- the LOC139367952 gene encoding myozenin-1-like isoform X2 is translated as MPLSISAHPNKRKKVNKIITDLTNITQDDEESNPEASEFDLGTKINTPKDTMLEELSLLTNKGSKMFRMRQQRVERFIVTNENMNLQQLVPSLGCETTAPPLTQEVEHEEDKEAEEEKKRQLYVQTYVSPWERAMRGDESLTSTMHHHMAGPHTPHDMPKFKSFNRTALPYGGSENAGGHMTFEPPEILFAQLEAESLHSLQGDIRSRPSFNRTPIGWVCNLEDNSHIHMELDNMLPFDGETDDL
- the LOC139367952 gene encoding myozenin-1-like isoform X1 codes for the protein MPLSISAHPNKRKKVNKIITDLTNITQDDEESNPEASEFDLGTKINTPKDTMLEELSLLTNKGSKMFRMRQQRVERFIVTNENMQNLQQLVPSLGCETTAPPLTQEVEHEEDKEAEEEKKRQLYVQTYVSPWERAMRGDESLTSTMHHHMAGPHTPHDMPKFKSFNRTALPYGGSENAGGHMTFEPPEILFAQLEAESLHSLQGDIRSRPSFNRTPIGWVCNLEDNSHIHMELDNMLPFDGETDDL